ACAAGTACAATAAACCttgtcattgtgtttttaaGCCCATTTATATTCAGCAGGCCAACATTTCATGATGATAAATACTTAATATCTTGAAGGAATTACTTGCTTCAGTTGTCCTTGGACTTTGTCTAACTCCTTTTTCAGCTCTCCAGAGAACCACTTTTCCTCCTAATCAAGTGAAGACACACAACCCAGGTTTCACATGAGCTGATCGTTTACATACCGGCTTGGTTTGGAAACGCATCCCTACCTTAAGAGAAACGTGCAGGTCCTGAACTTCCTGTCTCAGCATTGTAAGGCCTTCCCTAAAAAAGAAAGCGGATTCGCAATATCACACAGTATAAAATCATGCGCACCATATTGTCGTCGTAGGACGAACATCTCACCGTGTAGGGGCCATGTGAGCCGGTAGATCTCCAGTGTCGTGGAAAAGCTCGTAGTGCTTGAACAGCTCTTCTGCAGAGTTGTGAGACTTCATGCACTGAGGACAGATGAAGCCCTGAAACAGAGACGCACCTTCAGAAAACAGCACCAGGCCAAACCGTGCTAATCAGAGCGAGTCCACGTTACCTCGGAGGTCTGATCGTGGTTCAGGTCCGTGCTGGGCTGCTGCTCTGACTCTGCATTCTGGGAGCCTCCCTTGCCAGGAGTCTGAGGACAAATAAGATTTACCAGTTGGAATGTATAAAGGCACAATAACACACAATAAATTAACAGACACTAAAATGTATCTCCCCATTTCCTTTCACATATCTTCAGCTGCCCTATCCATTAAAGGCAAAATAACCCCCCCGTGgagtttctttttattcttgtaTCTTTGACCTGGCTTTCCCTTTAATTATTTTCAAGTTCCTTTATTTTCATGATACAGTCGTTGCAGGAAATTCTGATCCTTTTCAACTTTGTGATTATTAAAATGATGCGCCTTTAGCAAATAGCATGCATTCTTTGTATAAGATTGTTAGTACAAACACGACCACCAGATACAAACGGAATTTGGTCAGATGCCAAATACCGGCATGTTTACATTAAATAGGAAACCCTTGTCATGACACGGGAGAAGGTTTTAGACTTTAAAAGAAAGAATGCTGCTGGGCTGAGCCACTTCCTCAGGTTGATctacgtgcgtgcgtgtgtgcgtgtgtgtgtgtgtgtgtgtaggaaggGGGACTTTGAACAGTCGTCTCAGAACTTATGCAGAGTTGACAAACACCACTTCCAAGGCAGGCTCAGCATTTGCGTCATGAAATAACCTTTGAGCCAACACAGGCGTCATCTTAGTTTTAGCGGTCTTGCGCAATGCCTGTCTGAAAAGTCATTTTTTCTAGACTataatgtgtgttgtgttgtttttgtgtctggTAACCATCAAGCTAAGCAAATAGTTCCAGCGTGCATGTGACCATGTCATTGCTGTTAGCTACTTAGCACGAATAACTAAGACGCTACTGCACTATACCGTTATGTTTATTAGCAAATGTTAATGTTGTAAGCCGTGACATTCTTCCACACATTACTTATTCATTTATATGACTTCTTAAATGTTTAAAGTAAAAGGTCGCCCCTCTTTATGAAGTTTCTACGGTTTTCCTGCTTGGAAGGCCGGGACTTCAGGAATACAGCGCTATACGTCAGCAATGCCTTGTGGTAAATGTAGTCCAACACAGAAAATAGCGTCTAGCGTTCATACCAGCCTCAAGCTTTTTGAGGAATTGTTAAAACATCGTAGAGAATTCAAATAAAATTCTATATTCAGCTAGCTGACATCAAACAGTCGGCACCCATTTAGCATCAGCGTCACAGCTGTCGCATGTCGGGGGGGAACGACGAATCTAATCAGCGCTAAATCATAGATAGCGTCGCTTGACGTGAAAAGGAAACCATAAATAACACAATACAGAGGCCAGATACATTAACgaggaaaaatatttattaacgACTCCGGCTAGGCGCTTTATTTTACCGGAGCGTTGCACAAAAAGATAGCCGCCCTTAGCTGGCTATAGTAGCATAAACCAACCGACCCAAGTTAGCATGTAATGTTTGGCTGAAGCGAGCCCACGCAAAGGGCGCTTGATAATCACCGCTTCGAACAGCGGGAGCAGCATATTTCCAATCCACTTGATTCCGGTGGCTACAAAACACAAACCCCGCCCATCCGCAGCACGCGGTGGTGAAAATACAACGTCCACACAATGAAGCCAGACGAGGACAGGCCTGTGTTGAACAACTTCAAACGATTCGCTGTAACCACGCGAAATACGGTTGAATTTATTACCGCAGACGCTTACCATTTGAAGTATTCTTCTAAGCATGGCCTCGATTACGTTTGTCCAGACACAAAATCCAAATAAATATCCGAATGGCGAACTTTATGTCGCTGGACAACGCACACCTGACTGAGCTCAGGCAGTAGAGACgaacggggggggcggggtcattGGGTGGCTCTACAGGCGGATCAAACACGCGATAATTAGGTTTTGTTGAATTGATCTTAAAAATGTGGAAAGCTGAATGATcataaaacgtttttttattttaaggggTTTACATTCAGCGTCATGATGCGCAGCAAATAATTCCAGTCACACAAGCATCAGCACAAAAGAAAGGTTCATCATCGACTGCTTTAGTCGTTGCTAAATAGCCAACGATTAAATATATTGCATTTAAACCAAACAACAAGGCTTACTCAAATGAAGTCAGTGAATACGTACTAAATAAAGTACATTCGATTGTAATTTCATTCTGCATCTTATAACACCTGAGAGAAACAAggcttttgttttgatttttgtttcagGTTGATGATTTTGCTCAAATCCTGATATGCACAGACTAtaagggggggggacacaaaaataaatgacaattaacccaacaacaacatcagAAGATATGTCATATTTCTTGTCAGGTGCAGGCTGCGTGTTGATACTGGATTTTCTTTGGCACATTTCCAAAACGAGCTTTGTTTGTGTACTTCTGTTCCTCCAGACGTActaatatttgtctttgtgacATTAAACTCTGATCTGTTTCACATGACAACAATAACTACATGCACAAATAGAAAGTTGTTTGTGTAAAGACTACTCAGTGTCAGGTGAGTGACCTGACCCGGTTACATATATTAATCTGATCTTTGTTTAAGTGGTGTACTGTTACCAGTGATTACAGATGATACTGTGTGTACTATAAAGGTGGTAAGGTCATACTTATACTCTCAGAAagtataatacattttaaaactgcGATAAAATATTAACACGCATGTAACTTCCTCTCTTCAGGACAGCTTGCAGAATGGCATTAATCAGCTTCCTTTAAGATCAAACACTTCCAGTTCAGATCGTTGTGAAATCCAAATCCAGACACTAAAGTGTACAGTTAGTGAATTATTCAGCATGTAGAACCTTTGCGTTGCAAAGGAAGCACATTGAGAACTGAACTCTAGAGCATTTGCTCCATTagctagtaaaaaaaaataacaatccaTGTAAAATCTTAAATATTAGACAGACATTTGGCACTATCAAGCCACTCCAATCCAATCCACGTATGTCCACACTAACGTCCTCTTGCAGCTGATGGCCTTATCTGTTGATCAGATCGGAGCCGTGTGTGGAACAAACAGCATAATGTGGTGTGTTGTTGTCAGTCACTTGGGAGCTTGGCGTGTTGCCATTGGGTGGGATTAGGCTGCAGGTGGGATTACAGGTGTTTGTCAGTCCGCGTAGATATTCTGCATGGACgggtctgcagcgctgcaggacTCTGATAGCTTCGTCAACTTTAAACCACTTCCTCTTACGCCCTGTGAAAACGCAGAAGAAAGGACAAGTTGGCTCGCACTCACCAACAGTCATAAATTCAGAATCATAAATTACACTGAAAATATCGGCCGTTTAAAAATGACATTGGAACTCAATGGTTTCCGGATAGCCAGAGAATCggctttgaaatgtttggaacatgaTCAGTTGTtcagcactttatttatttatctatttatttattgagatcTCCTTTCCAAGTGTGATTTGTGGTGACGCACCTTACCTCTATGAACGAGGCTTGTAATCGCTGACGAAATGGAATGGCTTAGTCTCACGGCTCAATTAAATTAACTTGGTTCCAATAAACCCCTGAATCAACAAGTACTTGttggaaaattatttttttctgtgtatgTTTAAATATCTGCAGCAGAATTTAAATATAGGGTTAGCAATATGATAGCGTGAAGCATACCAATGCTGACAGAGTCCTCCCAGTCCTCCAGTGTCTCTGTCACTATGAGGGTATAAACATACGTCCTGTGCTTGCTGTCTTGATTGTGCTGCAAAGATTTAGATCAAGACATGAACTGCGTCAATGCAACGCATACAAAACATTCATATACAGCAAAGACACAAGGTTAGCTGTGATTAAACTGTTCCTTGGTAGAAGTTGCATGAATAAAACAGCCTGATACCGAGTACACAGTACCGGTAATAATACATCCAACACAACAGAAGTCATACATTATAGCGTCTCGTATTCCACGGCAAGATTTACCTCAAAAATCCCAAGCAGTCTGCCGAGCTTTCCCTTCACTccagcctgcacacacacacgggaaaaaaaggaatgacAAATGACAATGTTCAAAAAGCATAATGAGAATAAAGAGGACAATCATCtctattaattaattaacattaaaaattaacatatattttacaataataacaatacgTGCTTTAGTATATGAAAAAGCCTTTACGATGATAGTAAGTTTGAAAGAGCACACACCCTGCCGGTCTGCCTGAAAGGCAGGGGTTGCACAATTAGGGGGCCCTTAATGGTGAACGCTCAGTAACCTTTGGtgacgtctgtgtgtgtgttaaacctCCTGCTTCTGGAAAAGTGCTGAAAAACACTGATCTGGAAGAGCTAAAGGCATGGATGACCTCAGAGGAGGGGAATGACACAATTTCTGGTACCACTTGAGTCAACTGAGCACCAAGAACGAGTCACTCGAGGTCGGACATAAATCAGGCGTCATCTGCCAGGCTTCATCAGAACAAGTGTGTCGTCAGCGTCGCGATGGAAATCAGAGGCAATGGAACAGCTCGTCTCTGCCCTGAACGTTTCGGACCGGACGCCCTAGTGCCCTCCGAGCTTGGCCACGTGCCGGTGAGATAGCAAGCACGGAATGACCAGGTGACCTGAACACAGTCTGAGCGACCCCATGACGACACAGGAGCTTATCTCAAGCACAGTGCGCAGGTTGAGAGCCATGtctgcgctgggggggggggtagctcaGGACAAAAGGACTTGACTTGGCTCAAAGCCAGCATGGACTGGTAGTTGAAGAGGTGCGGTTTGCCTCCTGAGTGCTGCtcaggtgcccttgagcaaggcaccaagcCCCAGAAGTTGCTCCCTGGGTGCCCTCCACTCGACCATTTCTCCATAATAAATCCCACTCGgaatctttctctcttttagCTCCAAGATTGAGCAACCTtcatgctagcattagctgctGTGGCCCAGCTGGTGGAGCGGATGGTCCGGTGACCGATAGGTGAACGGTTCAACTCTCGGCACCAACAGTCCACGTGTCGGTCCTCGGTCCTTGGGCAacacactgaaccccaaatacCCCCGGTGGGCATGGCAGACGTCAcccactggtgtgtgaatgggtgaatgtaaagcacaataaacgaaagaataaatgaatgctCCATGGAGACCCGTGGGATTGACGCGCTGCTCTTATGGACAGCAGTAGGCATGACACTTTGACCCATTAGGTTGCCATAGGAACTGGTTTGCAGCTCATCTAAATTCAGAAATGTCTGTCCTGGCAGGGACAACATGTGGGTAACTGGAAACCCGTCCCAAATGTCACTGCCAAACTTAAAAGCTATCAGCACTGCTGCTACGCATGGCTGAAGCTCACAGCTCGCTCCATGTCAAACACAGCCCATTTCCCCAGCGGACTGTTACCTGgccaggtagagagagagagagcaacattCATTGATTTACAATATCCATAGTTTGCTTATTGTGCGTCCGCTGTACCGGGGATGATCTACAAAATCAATGAAATCTAATTCATACAAATGCAAAGTGCAGCAGTGCAAAGTGCAGCGTGCATACTGGATACTGGACAGAGTAGAAGCCGGGTTTAAATGTGGAAGTGTGCATTTCCCTTTGTGTTCGGGATCAGCTCACCTCTTCATACACCTCCCTCACAGCGGCTCCGTACGGTTCCTCCTCGGGCTCCATTCCTCCTCCTGGCACAATCCACTGGTCTGGATGTCGACTGCTGCTCACCAGTATCACCTTTCAGAGAGAGTGGATACCACGAGGCCTCGGGTGCTGGCTTCTGACTGCCAAGCCTGATGCTCTCTCACCACTGTGTGTGATCCTAATTACTAATGTAGATCTGGTTCACCAAATGTTCTGTATAATGCAGCGAGGGCTGGACTTCTGAGCGCAACGCGTGCTTATCATGGGAAACTGTCACGTAAATACGTGCGTGGCTTAGAGAGAACACACACCTGTGATTCTGAGAGCACCGATTCTTATAAAGGGGCTCGCTCAGAGGGTTTTGTTGTCGTAAGTCGCCCCGTGTTAAATGACGTATATTATGCTGTGTCGtgatacggaaaatatcggagcagaaagagaccatttcctCCCGGtggacatcgtgggtgagaccgtaGAAACGGTCGCACACACGACGTATTGTTTTCCCGACACTTCACAATGACTCATTTTTCCCGCCAAACTTATTGCCACTGGTGTAAAAGTAACCGCTGTAACAAACAGCGTTTGGGTAAGGTGTTCCTCACATTCAAACGGtgctctctcgccctcgctctcccTAACAAGGTCTTAACACGCCGTCTGGGCTCTGTGCCTTTGTGAATGTCATCAACGCAAAGCTCTTCACTCCGGCGTTAACGCAACGTCACGGGGCTATAGAAAGATGGCAGCCGGTAACGCACACGCGCACAATCTCACACAAATGCCACGTGAAGCACGGAGGCTCGGAAATCGCTGGATCAGCATTTACCTTTCTGTACAGACACAAAAGGACTTAGCAGAGGTCAACGACCCCAACAGGCCGCACACTCCCCTGAGAGTGAGGAGGACGCTCGAATGCAAACATCCATGATGCAAGATGTTAGAGCAAAGACAGAGGTTGACGAGGAAATGCCTAAACCAGGCCTAAACCAGGCCTAAATCAGGCCTAAATCAAGTCTAAATCAGGCCTAAATCAGGCCTAAACCAGGCCAAAACCAGGCCTAAACCAGGCCTAAACCAGGCCTAAACCAGGCCTAAAGCAGGCCTAAATCAAGCCTAAATCAGGCCTAAATCAGGCCTAAACCAGGCCTAAAATCAAGCCTAAATCAGGCCTAAACCAGGCCTAAACCAGGCCTAAACCAGGCCTAAACCAGGCCTAAATCAGGCCTAAATCAGGCATGCAGAGAATCTACCCCCAAAAAAGCAGTTCAGATTCTGTCAAGGCAAAAACGGTCAGAAACCCATgatctggttctgattctgattctgatgctgatgctgatcctgatcctgattctgatcctgattctgatgctgatcctgatcctgatcctgatcctgattctgatgctgatccTGATGTGACATTGAACGCATCAGCAGCCTGTCAGGCTGTCACAGATGAACCGGAGAGTTGGGAACAGGAAAACGGATCCGTCGGGGGACAGCGAGTCCCTTCACCTAGATTCTATAAATTGCTGCTGAGGGTCGCTTGGTGTGTTGGAGtcagtgtgaccccccccccccccccctcttatctCATATGGGCTGCCATCATAAAGTGTGATCTAAGACAGCCCCTTACCCCAGTGAATACCTTTGTCCATATTAACTAGTCTATTACCATGACGACTAATAAATGGTCCTTAAAGCTCCGGTTTGGGACCTGCCTGTCCAGCCGGTATATTTGCAGACTGAGTTGTGCTACAATGTTATGGGGACAC
The sequence above is drawn from the Brachionichthys hirsutus isolate HB-005 chromosome 5, CSIRO-AGI_Bhir_v1, whole genome shotgun sequence genome and encodes:
- the nudt4a gene encoding nudix (nucleoside diphosphate linked moiety X)-type motif 4a; amino-acid sequence: MMKFKANQTRTYDGEGFKRRAACLCFRDEHEDEVILVSSSRHPDQWIVPGGGMEPEEEPYGAAVREVYEEAGVKGKLGRLLGIFEHNQDSKHRTYVYTLIVTETLEDWEDSVSIGRKRKWFKVDEAIRVLQRCRPVHAEYLRGLTNTCNPTCSLIPPNGNTPSSQVTDNNTPHYAVCSTHGSDLINR